In the genome of Rhodamnia argentea isolate NSW1041297 chromosome 3, ASM2092103v1, whole genome shotgun sequence, one region contains:
- the LOC115727112 gene encoding uncharacterized protein LOC115727112, translated as MEMKAIALLAIHCLALFYPGHGLSAHGPLTKEEDSELEARLKTLNKPPVRTLKAFNGDIIDCIDMYKQPAFDHPLLKNHKIEIKPSFLPLGVKKKRTAQATPVEQPYLLGECPNGTVPIRRTTKEDLIRHHFYGKTYVPKYNSSLVAPPLTHFAYLSLEAYKRGPLFTAEGYIDVYNPNVEAGQFSTGQILITDGPEELSASKIEAGWMVNPNLYGDHLTHFFTRWTGGGGVGTGCYDMACPGFVQTNPRIPVGFVLRNFSVYGHVPYDIVVQVGQRRRGSWWLFYGDKRDEIGYWPRNLFQYFSSGASRISFGGQVGRAPNRPSPPMGSGHFPDHDFTHSSYIRLIRYRSSQKRLETPSRDGTATHVDVPLCYNVTDEGDLGGVTGYATTFGGPGGNCD; from the exons ATGGAGATGAAAGCAATTGCATTGCTCGCGATTCACTGCTTGGCCCTTTTCTACCCCGGCCACGGACTGTCCGCGCACGGTCCTCTCACCAAAGAAGAAGACTCGGAGCTCGAAGCGCGGCTCAAGACCCTCAATAAACCTCCCGTTCGGACATTAAAG GCATTCAATGGAGACATCATAGACTGCATCGACATGTACAAACAACCTGCTTTTGATCATCCTTTACTTAAAAACCACAAGATCGAG aTAAAGCCCAGCTTTTTACCCCTTGGagtcaagaagaaaagaacagcaCAAGCTACTCCGGTTGAGCAGCCATACTTGTTGGGCGAATGTCCCAATGGAACCGTTCCTATTCGCAGGACAACCAAAGAGGATTTAATAAGACACCACTTCTATGGAAAGACGTACGTGCCAAAGTACAATTCTTCGTTGGTGGCACCTCCACTTACTCAC TTCGCGTACTTGTCATTAGAGGCCTACAAGCGAGGTCCTCTATTTACGGCGGAAGGATACATCGATGTCTATAATCCCAACGTCGAAGCTGGACAATTCAGCACGGGTCAAATCTTGATTACCGACGGCCCGGAGGAACTATCGGCCAGCAAAATCGAAGCCGGgtggatg GTGAATCCCAATCTCTACGGCGACCATCTCACTCATTTCTTCACTCGTTGGACA GGAGGTGGTGGCGTGGGAACGGGATGCTACGACATGGCTTGTCCAGGTTTCGTGCAGACCAATCCCAGGATTCCCGTTGGATTCGTGTTGCGAAATTTTAGTGTTTACGGTCACGTTCCATACGATATTGTTGTTCAAGTTGGTCAG CGTCGCAGAGGATCTTGGTGGTTGTTTTATGGTGATAAAAGAGACGAAATTGGCTACTGGCCCAGAAATTTGTTCCAATATTTCAGCAGCGGCGCGTCGAGGATAAGCTTCGGAGGGCAAGTAGGCCGCGCCCCCAACCGCCCGAGCCCTCCGATGGGGAGCGGTCACTTCCCGGACCACGATTTCACCCACTCTAGCTACATCCGACTTATTCGCTACAGGAGCAGCCAAAAACGATTGGAGACCCCAAGTCGGGACGGCACTGCGACTCACGTGGACGTCCCGCTCTGTTACAACGT